Below is a genomic region from Melitaea cinxia chromosome 20, ilMelCinx1.1, whole genome shotgun sequence.
GATCTGGAGATAGATTTAGTTCAATGACATCACAGGATCTCTCCAAGTCTGCAAGTAAACCACCACAGGCAGTTGCTTTTAAGACTAACTTGGCAATTTCTGACGAGTCCTCATCCTTCAACTCGAGAATTGAGTCTGCTGTCTGTGTGGCTATCTCACAGTCTGTCATCACATTGTGGACGGATTGCGGTTGCAAGCTGGGGACAAAGCATGTCTCTAAAGCAGCTATAAATTGCTTCACACAAATTTCACTTTTTAACTGacgtcaaaaaaggaggaggttactcaattcgaccgtatatacattttttttaatgtatgttcggggataacttcgtcttttatgaaccaattttgataattcttttttcgttggaaagtagatatcccaggtgtggtaccatgataaggaaaccaggatctgatgatggaatcccagtgaaatcgaggggaatgccttgaaaatccgcataactttttactgggtgtaccgaatttgatgatgtttaatttaatcaaaagccgatgtttatcatgtatgtaaaatttcatcgaaatctgattacaacttttggggtaatctttgataatgcgtatttagttgactattccatcttcctacgttgtattacttgtcgatgaaattaGAGTtgggttttttcgtttgtcagcaaacacaattactgtcacagatggtcacatttatgagaccCTACCTGGTatgacgtcacatattttgccattttacacctataaattgttgtttataaaattacaacattatatctttttactatcttttaatttatttttcaataatataatcaatccaggggaaattaaaataattttaatacaacaattacataattatataatattttaaaatgtgatgACACTAATTTTTGGACCTGTATCCACCCCTTACAATACAAGATCACAGTTTGTTGACCCTACCCCCTTAAGGGTGACGTAATTATGAATATAACCTAAGTGGTAAGAAAAATCACATATCACAAGTAGCGGGCTGTAATGAGATATCAcgcatatttatttttctttgagtgctaattgtgtcaaaaaaaaaaacaaccaaaaaCATCGTTTACCTCAATATCAGTGTAGACATTTTTATGGCGATGCTTAATTATAAGTACTGTGTActacgtactgtgtggctacggtactaaagaatataggcacccccgctctttccgtgggtgtcataagaggcgactaagggataacacagttccgctaccaccttggaacttaagaagccgatcgatggcggtataaccattcaactgctggctttgaaatacacaggccgaagacgggcagcagcgtcttaggtgcgacaaagccagtcctgccaccaacccgcctgcccagcgtggtgactatgggcaacacacatgagttcacgttatttttggcgtaaacttgtggaggcctatgtccagcagtggactgtacaggctgtatGATGATTAATTATAAGATGATGAGTAAACTCTAAAAAACATCACGTGATTAATAAACAACTACTtatttaaagtacttttaaagcctaattgaaagaaaattttgattttgtttgtttatagaCAACATTGTCTAGaagataaataattacactaataGTAACGGTGATCCTTCACTCCTGTAATACATCTTCAAACTGGATTCTTCACTAgctccaaaaatatttaaacactcTGTTAGCACGGCTATACTTATCTGAAAacaaagataattaattaatgtatagatttttttaagctGAATTGAATTAGCCTTTGTATAATTATCAACGTTTCATTGTCCTACGTGAACGACGAAGATGTAAACAATGTGACATACAAATCTAGTAGTCATTGTGCATgtaacttgtttttttatatagaacaaTACAAGGTCGAAACACAAGCATATGGCCTCTAGAAAACGCGACACTAGAAAAGTCACAAGCGTGTTTCTGACCCTACTTCTAATCCCCTTAGGACCCCCAACTACCTTTttttcaccacaggaacacagcagtGCCTGAAAGCAGTCACTTAGGTGTGAGGTACTTTctcagtcggactgctccagattgaACAAGATATAATCCTGCTGTTCGTTTTTTCTGATTCACTTCTTGGTCTTTATTGTTGCTCTTAcgacttcatcattacagcctatacagtccactgctggacataggcctccacaagtttacgccaaaaataacgtgaactcatgtgttttgcccatagtcagcacgctgggcaggcgggttggtgaccgcagggctggctttgtcgcaccgaagacgctgctgcccgtcttcggcctgtgtatttcaaagccagcagttggatggttatcccaccaccggtcggctttttaagttccaaggtggtagcagaactgtattatcccttagtcgcctcttacgacacccacgggaagagagggggtggctatattctttagtaccgtagccacacagtacgacACTCTTACGACTTGCACTCCTACAAAACCTTACACAAAGCAAAGTTTTCTGCCCTAGCTTAACAATTCTCATAACAGAAACTAAGCTCCACtcagatattggcaaatccttcagggagccaaagtaaaagaagaagaaggatatcctgctgttccctacctAAGTTAGAAACTTCCTTTAAAAATACAACTCACTTTAAACAGAACGTCCACATCATCTCTAACATGGTATTCAGTGAAATTATCAGCGGGTATATAAGCAGAGGCCTGGACGCATTTCCCCTCTTCCACTGTTAATTTTAGACCCTCCGGCATAGCACAAAATACAGCATTCTGAAAAAATAcagaagatatttatttatttatttattataatgataaatcttttaattttttagttcaCTGTAGTTCTTTTTATAAACAAGATTTGAATAATTCACAGTTAATGGCCCGTTGAACCAATTGCTACTAAGGCTATCTGATATGACAGAGTCCAACagataaatgtttgtatttcaTTTATCACATATTTACTTTTTCACAATGAAATTCAGAATAATTTATATCTGATTACTTGGAGCTTTTTTTCTGCTACCAGTGAAGctaaattatagtttattaattgaggtgaaACTGGGCCTAAGTAGTAAGTAATACAAGCCTTTAATATAGTATATGGAATTACTAAAATACTAGGTAATGGAAGTCTAATGCTTACTCTGTAAGACCTCTATCTTAGTAAATCTACCTTCTGAcgcataaaagtaaaatattgttactaatataaatataggtatgtaaatttaattaatgtaaacaaatactacaaaaaattcaaaataggttattttaattataccaaaaaagtttaagctttaaaatttaataatttattaagaggttttacatatatatatatatatgtatatagttataGCATGAATATtagttatcaaaattaaaattcttaaatatttgtTCAGTGTTTAAGTTATTTTACGATTATTAGCAACACATTATTACATATTGCActttcggtgcaacaaagtcacaacaactcatttcttaattttacaggaggacatttagttttttttttttttcgcttttatttcctcatttctggattactatttatggtaggtttgaaatatttataaaattaatagtttactttctttgctatagtttaaaaatcttatattgaattatcaaaaagtcctaataaaagacataacaaaaaaaaaaaaagagtccTGAATTGTGAATTTGTTGCACCatatatggtatatatatatattttaataaaaatataaaacaaacctCTTGGAATTGTATAGCTTTTAATAAACTACAGAAAGATTTCCCAGAGTCCATTGAGGCAGTTAAGTAATACTGTGAAGTTCCATCATCCATTTTGATCAGGTTCGATAATTGATCTCACTAACATTAAATACTGTTCCTGAGTAACTTCTCGGTCAACGGTCTTGCCCAATAGAACGGCTATTCTACCAGCCAAAACATGCTTACATGTTATTTGAGTTCTTTTCTCTATAACTTGATGTTTAAAAGCTCGACAAGGACAAAAGTTGATATTAGGAAAAACTCGATAGCATTGATCTTTTTCACCTTTAATTTCGATCAAAATTCTGACTTTATTAGCGGTAGAGTAAGTTTCTAAGGTTGGATATTTTTCCAATATATCTAAACTACGTTCAAACACAGAACCATAAACAGAGTGAAGGCTTAACAAATCCTCATCTGAAActgttattgttatattaaaatatattttatattcagatTTATTAACTGAGTTATACATAACAAACTATTTACGTTCGTAGACTTTAGACTGTAGAATTCTTTCTTCTATACTATCTAAAACACTTTCAGCCACTATGGGTACTTTTGATGGAATGTttacattcattttaaatttacattataataacaaaatattatactgtaCAAATTATGGACATAATTGAATAACATATAACTATTACGTTTAtaacaaaaagtacaaaaacaaCACTTCGGACTATTTATTTACTGACATACAGACACAGACATacagaaaaattaaactaaaaagcGCGGCAAACCGGCCCAACAGGTACAATGGAGTAGGGATGTGAAAAAATTGTCGttgtttctttgtttgattTAATCGACAAGTCTATTTCTTAATAACCGATTTAATTTTCAACGAAATTAATCGAAATATCCGTTCTTCTTCTTACTATGGTGTCCATGAAATTAACAGAGTACTATGGCTAGGATGAAGTACTTGATCCATGGTACTATGGTATAAACATAGACACATGGTATAAACAGGATGGACTTCATACAGTTCATAAAGATTTCTTTATAGATTACTAGAATAGGAAGGGATGTGACGGAGCATCAACCCTAACTTCAATAAATCAGAAGTTCTGATTATAATTGTACCTTCGGTTCGGTCTTCGGCTCTAAAACTTTTAACTCAGAAGTTTTAAGTGGAGGTTGAGGCCAAACAAATAGCTATACAACCTTCTGAAAAGATTAAATGAGATATAGACAATAACATTAGCATCTCAATAGTAATTCCCTTGAAACAACGGTACTTTATAAATAGAGGATGGTAAACCAGACATcgcaaccgctctggtgtagtggtgcaagtAGTCGCCGCCATACCTTGAAGAAcacgttgagccgtcggtcctggAAATACCTGACTCATAGtagtctgtgtttccggaaaactatagcCTGGGGATCTTTAACTCACGAGTGAAAAGGTTACCTCTAGTTAAGCGTGTTCCATCTTAGAcggcattttcacttatcatcaagtgaaatagtggtcaaacgcaggCCTATCATTCTAGTGCAGCatcgtggtagattaagctccaatccttctcgcCATGGAAATGGGTGACTCAAGTGATTATCTGTTTAGTTGAGCGTggtaaaattcataaataagtgataatctattatttttaatataatcaaacGTCTAGCAACTGGTTGAGCAATTACTTCAGTAACCAGCCGTGAAACTGGTTGGTGGACTAGTCCAGCAGCATCCCGAACGAAATGCCCGTATCACTCTATGCTCTTATCATTCtatcttattaattttaatgatataaaagataatatataaagGGAAGAAGGAAAAAATTAACGGAATTTACCGGTGTTTTATAACGGTAATTGGGAGCGTTATCAAGCcctatttgtaaatttaaaaatacatttggcAGCTCTGAAGTTTACACAACTGTCAAATTGTGAATTGAAGGACCAAATTGAACCATTTATTACCTATATGAATTTATGAAATCTTTAGATTGACGTTCATTTCGAAAAATGCCAATAtatctacaataattaaaaGCAATAGGCAGTAAAATGAAATGTCATGTACCAGGACCAAACGTAAAAGGTTGATCATTCTTTCAATCATTTCTTATTATGTACATCTCATGGCTCTGTTATTAACGAAATTGTTGTCGTTTAAGTTTTAGCTAGAACTATACACGTCTTAGCAAGATTTGGTGATGAACTATACGTCGAATCTCTGGCCGATTGTATATTGTTAAGAACTCTCAATGCTGCTGAAAGTGCCTATGCCATGGTAAAGTTCAATAAGAACTTTTTCTCATACTTTAACTACAACTATTATTCGGGTGATGATAGTGAAggattaaaatgtaaaatttctaTGAAATCagcattaaatacttttaaatccCCTACACATATGGACAAACAAGTAGAAAATCTTGAAATTAAACTAGATTCAGAGACGtgcaaattaatatttcaactgAAATGTAAGCATGGAATCGTTAAAACACATTATGTGTCCATATTAGACAGTAAAGCTATGCAAGCTGTTTATACCAAAGACTTAGTACCTAACaggtaattatatatattctatttagaATTCATGTATGAAAGAATTACTATTACCttgaaacaaattaatttaaaatggtgTAGGTACCTAAACACCTACAGTTGCATGCATGTTGTTGTATGGCTTTCCTTACGGTAAGTGATTAGCATAGCTTAGGGATGCCTGtatcaccagaagcatctcaatCGTGTTGCCAATCTAACCCCCAATCCGctctggagctctggtcaccttacttaccacagaaatacaacactgcttaaaagcggTGTTATTgattatcttctgtaaggtactgtACTTTCCCCGTCGGGCTGCTCAAGATttttagcaggatatttcctgctgtgatctacctcagttgaagtttgaaataacaatatatttggTAATAGCTGAaccaatcaataaatataaaaattttcttattgtctgtctgtctgtcttatgggccaccagttgtggataaagtttatcctgcaaataagttacgaatagacatAAACAGTAAGGCTCCGGAGGTAGAATAGGTCATTAGGAACTTTTTCTCCTcagttaataaattacttttaaattaatataagcaaatagaaatatctcataaatatagaaGTGGTAAAAAAGTTGTGTGAAACTGAATTATTTACAACTGACGAAACAGGCCCTAATactcttaataatatttaaataatactcacTCTTATAACCATTTTTTCAGGATAACATCTTCACAAAGGATTTTTACAGAGGCCCTTGGCAATTTTCAAAGTTCAGACGACCAGGTAACATTAGAGGTATCAACACAATCCCTTTTAATGCGTAACTACGTTGATGCAAGTgtagatttatataaaataataaggacACAGGTCAACATCAAACCATCAGAGTTTGAGAGTTATGTCGTTGGATCAGACACAACCATCACATTTACTCTCAAAGAGTTCAGAGCTTTGTTAGCATTCGCGGAAGCCCTAAGCCTACCTTTACAACTGCATTTTGAAGTGACTGGCAAACCGGCAGTGTTCATTGTACATAACGGAAGTACCTTTGAAGCACATTTTGTACTCGCCACATCAAAACCAGACACAGCAACTCAAGCCACTTCACAAACTAGTTCGAGAGTAGACAAAAAACGTAAAGAAAACTGTAATCATTTCAACGAAAATTCAGCAAAGAAACCACACTTAGATAATGAAATTTCAAACTGTTTGAATGAAGATTCACATTTATTTAGTAGTATACCAGAGGAAGCATTTTGTTCAGAAAGATTACTAGTAAATGGATCTCTTCCACATATAAAAGATTTTGTTGGCCAGAATATTGATAGCGAAGATATTCCTGCCTCACCAACATcacgaattaaaataaaatctgtgTTCAAAAGGTGTTTTGAGAGCACATTTGATCCAAAAAATTTACAAAGAGTAATCTTGGCCGAAAATTCTGATAGTGAATAGTCATTCAAAATGCTAAATTGATCTGTAAATATTGATTCCttaatttatgattatattaataattttttttttttttaaactgtaaatgtattataaaataaaaataaaataaccattttactgcattatgattttatagtaaaaatatacatacaggtaaataatatacacacttcacaaattaatatttcagggcataattataaatattttcaattgattgatacaacattaaattttatggtTAATAATTCCAATCTATAAAGGAACTGTTGGTTTTattgaagatattatattttatctatttctgGCATGACAatagttaaaactaaaataacaattaGGCAAGCGAACTGGATGATTTTGATGAAAACTTTCATTAAATCTTACATTCAATACAGAAATGATATAACGCCACATGTATCATTTacccatttattattttatagcaaTACATtgtttaaatatcaaataacttTCAATATTTGAAGCAATGGTTACGCTgcaaaatcaatattttaaatttatgaaatgGCAGATCGTTACATTTAATGTAGCTCATCTGTGCTATAATACTTCATGTGTATGCTATGGGCAAGGTTTGCTgacataaaaagataattattccAAATTTgcatttattgatatatttttttaaatttcactatTCAGCAACAAAGGAATATTCTAGAAACTgacattttatgaaaattacaaACGAATGATCACATAAGCTATGGTAACTAAAATTTTCACAAACCAACTAACAAATTCATGTGATTATATTTGCAGCAATTTTCACAATACGTTGCTAATTAAGCAAAACAATTATACTATTACAATTTGGTTTTGTTATAAAGAGATCgttaaagtaaaaaaactaaTGCAGATTTGTtttcattagaaaaaaatatcatacacCATTTAATTATCATAACAATAGCTAGCTAGCACGTCTTAAAAAAGATGAAAAAGACCTCGAGTTACtacctttaatttattatttataaaatacggCAGCGAtaccatttaattacaataattatttattttaaatcaatttcaatATTGTCTCTGGCCCGGACGGTGGGGCCTGCACTATATCAAGGCGAGTCTCCGCAGCGGCAAAGACGTCCAAACTGTATCACCAAACACACTCactatccaaataaataaatgaaaaagggCACTGTTATTTAAGAACAATCCTCTTGGCTCTTTCGCACACACTGCGCTACTTTCCTTTTAAACTCCGAATACGACTCTCTCCATTCCTTCTGCAAAAAGAACGAGAATGAGCACACAGCTACTATTATCAGTTTGGTTTAACGCCAGCTCGTGTGCAacctaattttaaatacatattatgtcTCGATGGTGTCACGTGGCCCTTTTTCAACATTATtctgttgtaaaaaatatattttctcgaTCCTAAAAACAATCTTCTTGACTTTTCCTAACACATCTGGCAACTTTCTTTTTGAAATCCGAATACCTCTCTCTCCATTCCTTCTGTGAATACAAATAACATGAATATGAGTGtgatacacatacatatacacattggATATGcttttatcaattaattatagTAAAGGTCCCAAGTGAGGTCGACCCTCTCTAATCAGCTCACTggatgaaaaattatatttcatcaaataaaatatgattctGAACATACACCAATATGGTTGCCATTAAACACAGTCATGTTATAGTCATGTTTACTTGGGATCTTAGACTATTATGTACAGTATTATCatgtaaatttgtaaattaacatTAGAAACGTTGCATTCACAGTTTTTAACAAGAACAtagaaaacattattttattgtagaaaTTTATGAAGACCGTAGAATGACATGTTTACTTTTTATCTATtaggggccatccataaattacgtcacacgttaaGAGGGGATAGAGGGGGGGTCAAAGAAGTGTGACAAGGGGTTAGGAGGGgtccaaaattttgtgacataaCAGttccaaatataatatatccaaaaataagtacaaagatatatatatatatatatatatatatatatatatatatacatacggtcgaattgagtaacctcatccttttttgaagtcggttaaaaatagtttttattgttttgtttgcaAATTGACTTTtgctgaaatgaaaataaaaataatatcgaaaCTGTCATCACTCATCGGTTTGCTCATACAAACtgcaaaatatgtgacgtcgCACTAGGCAAGGGGGAGTCTCATAAACGTGACCATCTGTGGCAAGGACGGGAGTGGGGTCGAAAATCGAGAAATTTgggtgacgtaatttatggatgaccCCTTaccataatttataacaaaattaaaaacacacatacctttcaaagtgtggaatgattGTTAGCTAatgagttattattaatatatttttaaaaaatcatgaaatatgattaaaatgttttaatacgtAAGTGGCACAAACCTTTGGTATTGTCTTGGGTGTAACTTTTAGAATACAATCAAGCATAACTTCCAAAATAATAGAACGATTTAAttagtgattttattttatcattcaaTGACTTGAAAATCaagttaagatatttattaaacatactCATACATCCCTAAGgcgtgtttaaaaaaaaaattaaatatttcacatcTATTGACGACGCGCTGGCGCGGCACTGGCTATCGCACTAACGGTCGCAGGTttgatcctcgcacatgacaaacattcgtattggccatacagatgtttgtcaggTCGTTTCTGCTTGTTTTGTGTGTTTCCAGAGCCCAACAGAGgtgaaaatcctactgggggtcgttgagtgtgacacccttattattattaaagcaaCAAGTACTGtacaatttcaaaaaatataagtatcttttatatacttttaatacaTTTCATTATTAGCGACcggccctggcttcgcacggttgcaaaaactatcagtgttcctctactatattatgcatgtattatacatataaaccttcccccttttttaaatattttttttaaatttaatgagagCTGGATTAGAGTCCTTCGCTCTATAAACCAGTGTTGCCAACTTGGGGTATTTTTCCCTAAATTTAAGGATATTTTACAAATAGCTTGAAAGTGTTAggggataaaaaaaattaggggttgTGTTGGGAATTTAATTCGTCAGaacgtaacatttttatataaaattctcgtgtcacaatgttagttaccatattcttccgaaacggctgcaccgatttttatgaaattttctgtgcatttcgggtaggtctgagaattggccaacatctatttttcataaccctaagttTTAGGTTTAgtcgttttgtttttaatttagggacttttgttaAAAGATTTAGGGAGAAGTTTTTTAAAAGGTTGGCAACATTGGGAATCACTAATTAAGAAAACTGCATctaaatccgttgcgtagttttaaagatctaagcatacagacagcaagaagcgactttgttttatactgtgtaatgattaataaaatatataaaaaattactgacAATTGATCTGCTTACTCCGCGAATTGGAGCTTGACACAAATGTTAACACAATCACGTCTTTATATAACGCTTAAATTCCAAAgtgtaaaaacaaaagaaaactgATATACTGTAATTATGAACATAAtagtttttactatatttttgacacaattaaatttatataattaattgtacaCATATATCTCTACTTACAGCTGCATCAACATTAGCAGGACTCTCATCATTTGGGTCGGCCAACATAGAAATAACACTTATGAGAATAGTTTCCACCGTGTGGACGGGCAGCCATCTCTCAGAGGCCTTTTCATAGCCCCACTTATCATCGCCAGGCTCATGCAATATTGATATGCATACATCACCATTCTTTTCaactgaaatttaaatgagcacttagttatattatttacacatattttgtatcattttacatttttattttgttctaacttttttaatatttgaaagatTACTGTCATATAAACAATAGTTGATTTTTTAGCAATTAAAAAATCCATATAcagttcagcctgtaatatcccactgcttggcataggcctgTTTTCCGATGTAGAAGAAatccgtatatatataaatttatctcgGAAAGGTATGTATGCATAATTTCCATACAACTTCACAGAATGACTTCAACGGATACTTCTACTTACTAAAAAATTACGAATCCATATGGTTTTAATAAACCCATATCAAAACTGCCATCTTTAAGTGGAACTTTTACCCTTAACAATCCTGAGTGTAACTTTTAATCCCCGATCCTTAAGTGTTACTTTTAGCCCTAACAAAActttacaataaagtatatttgtattttattttaacaagatTATTGGTTAATATCATATCATTTATAACCTTGCTCAAAATACATTAtaccacacaaaaaaaaaaatacgagtcATACATTTGTGTGTAAATGATAGCCTGTATTATATATgtcattatatatgtatttatttttttcatttctaatcTACCTACAAGTTTCAATGAACGATTTTAATCTACCAACACATGTGAAAGTTCTAAGCTTTCCTATGTGTATATATACTGTTCATAAGCTAATTTCTTTTGACTTCAAAATGTCAagattctcaattcaactgtattaaaatcataataaaatattacttaattcgAGTAGGCTTCAAAACCACTTTCAAATCatctatttacaaattaaaattatagtagtAATTATTAGTGAATTATAGTTAGATGTGAAGCTACCAGCGATTCATAAGAGAAAAATCAATATCAAACTCAGctcgtattttattaaaaaaatgttatattataaaatgatttaaaaactgTATGAAATGCAGCATCACTAAATTCACATatctttttcatttatatactcTTGTACCGAATAGCTCTAGCTGTTGAATTCTTGTTATaaacaactttaaatttattttctagcaatttaaaagttatttgtgggattttgttatacatattgttatattatgcGTCAGTCAGTTAGTTAgctcagcctactgcagtccattattataattattatattatgtgtgtCACCTTATGTTTTACTGGGTTTAGggtattttgatgattatttatattattgaaagCTGGTTCTTGTGatgtggtccaatttaaatttaattgagatagtgggtagtttttgagttattcttaATATTGCGTATCAAATTGATTATCTTGTAATTACCGTACCTTACTTGGGTTTCCAactacatacacacaaacaatatttttcttttgcagCTATCTTTATCTTTCTTCATTTCTTTTTTGTGTAAGCATTTCCTTTTATTTACCTGTACCTAATTGCATAACTGTGGTAAATCTAAGTCttttagtatataaaataaaagttgattATTACTCACTATTTGGATGCCAAATTTCTGTGACAAACTTCATCCTAGGCGGTCTCAAAGGGTATTCCTTTGGAAAATGTAGATGTGCCTTAAAGAATCCACCTtcactgtaatattaaaacacacAATTAAGAGCTTTGTGTTATATACCAATATATACACTATAGTATAGTAAATAAAGTCACCATTTTATATGACTGTaggctatttattttttattacatgaatATT
It encodes:
- the LOC123663763 gene encoding ubiquitin-conjugating enzyme E2 G1 isoform X2, which gives rise to MSEPQSSLLLKKQLAELNKNPVEGFSAGLIDDNDIYRWEVLIIGPPDTLYEGGFFKAHLHFPKEYPLRPPRMKFVTEIWHPNIEKNGDVCISILHEPGDDKWGYEKASERWLPVHTVETILISVISMLADPNDESPANVDAAKEWRERYSDFKKKVARCVRKSQEDCF
- the LOC123663443 gene encoding cell cycle checkpoint control protein RAD9A, with the protein product MKCHVPGPNVKVLARTIHVLARFGDELYVESLADCILLRTLNAAESAYAMVKFNKNFFSYFNYNYYSGDDSEGLKCKISMKSALNTFKSPTHMDKQVENLEIKLDSETCKLIFQLKCKHGIVKTHYVSILDSKAMQAVYTKDLVPNRITSSQRIFTEALGNFQSSDDQVTLEVSTQSLLMRNYVDASVDLYKIIRTQVNIKPSEFESYVVGSDTTITFTLKEFRALLAFAEALSLPLQLHFEVTGKPAVFIVHNGSTFEAHFVLATSKPDTATQATSQTSSRVDKKRKENCNHFNENSAKKPHLDNEISNCLNEDSHLFSSIPEEAFCSERLLVNGSLPHIKDFVGQNIDSEDIPASPTSRIKIKSVFKRCFESTFDPKNLQRVILAENSDSE
- the LOC123663763 gene encoding ubiquitin-conjugating enzyme E2 G1 isoform X1 gives rise to the protein MSEPQSSLLLKKQLAELNKNPVEGFSAGLIDDNDIYRWEVLIIGPPDTLYEGGFFKAHLHFPKEYPLRPPRMKFVTEIWHPNIEKNGDVCISILHEPGDDKWGYEKASERWLPVHTVETILISVISMLADPNDESPANVDAAKEWRESYSEFKRKVAQCVRKSQEDCS
- the LOC123663208 gene encoding cell cycle checkpoint protein RAD1; this translates as MDDGTSQYYLTASMDSGKSFCSLLKAIQFQENAVFCAMPEGLKLTVEEGKCVQASAYIPADNFTEYHVRDDVDVLFKISIAVLTECLNIFGASEESSLKMYYRSEGSPLLLVLQPQSVHNVMTDCEIATQTADSILELKDEDSSEIAKLVLKATACGGLLADLERSCDVIELNLSPDHPNVSIITYGMQDRSCIDVPKSSDMVESFSCDKPVTLRYQLPHIRLIMKALAISSKVVLRCSSNGLLLLQLKLEKEDQRQMFSEFYIVPLLDD